The segment CAGGAAGACCTTCCCGAGGGCGAACTCGAAGAGCAGCGCCAGTCGCGTGAAAACCGCGAGAAAGTCAAGATGTCCACGCGATGTATCTGGTGTGGTGCGTGTATGTCCTCGTGTAACATCGCGGCGGGTGACAACGAGTATCTCGGCCCGGCGGCGATCAACAAAGCCTACCGCTTTGCGATGGACGAACGCGAGGACGAGGAGATCAAAGAGCACCGACTCCGCATTCTCGAGCAGGAACACGGCGTCTGGCGGTGCCAGACTCAGTTCTCCTGTACGGAAGTGTGTCCGAAAGACATCCCGCTGACCGAGCACATTCAGGAGCTCAAGCGGGAGGCCGTGAAGAAAAACCTGAAGTTCTGGTAATATGTACGAACACGACGTTATCGTGGTCGGCGCGGGCGGTGCCGGCCTCCGAGCCGCGATCGCAGCGAACGAGGCGGGAGCCGACACGGCGATCGTCTCGAAACTTCACCCGGTCCGCAGTCACACCGGCGCAGCGGAGGGCGGAATCAACGCCGCACTCAGAGAGGGGGACGACTGGGAACTCCACGCCTACGACACGATGAAAGGGTCGGACTACCTGGGCGACGCGCCGGCCGTCGAGACCCTCGCACAGAACGCACCAGACGAGACGGTCAACTTAGAACACTGGGGAATGCCGTTCTCTCGCGAGGACGACGGCCGCGTCTCCCAGCGCCCGTTCGGCGGTCTCTCGTTCCCGCGGACGACGTACGCCGGCGCGGAAACCGGCCACCACCTGTTACACGTGATGTACGAACAGGTCGTCAAACGCGGCATCCAGGTCTACGACGAGTGGTACGTGATGAACCTCGCGACGACCGACGAGGAGGATCCGAACGACCGCCAGTGTGAGGGTATCGTCGCCTACGATGTCCAGTCCGGAAACGTGGAGGGCTTCAAGGCCAACCGGGGTGTCATCCTCGCGACCGGCGGTCCCGGACAGGCGTTCGACCACACCACCAACGCCGTCTCCTGTACCGGCGACGGCCACGCGATGGCTTACCGTGCCGGTGCGCCGCTCGAGGACATGGAGTTCATCCAGTTCCATCCGACCTCGCTACCGTCGACGGGCGTCCTCATTTCGGAGGGCGTCCGCGGCGAGGGTGGAATCCTCTACAACGAGGGCGGCGAGCGGTTCATGTTCGAGTACGGCTACGCGAACAACGACGGCGAACTCGCGAGCCGCGACGTCGTCGCCCGAGCCGAACTCACCGAGGTCGGAGAGGGCCGCGGCGTCAACGACGAGTACGTCCACCTCGACATGCGCCACCTCGGTGAGGAGCGCATCACCGACCGCCTCGAGAACATCCTCCATCTCGCGGAGGACTTCGAGGGCGTCGACGGCCTCGTCGAACCGATGCCGGTCAAACCCGGCCAGCACTACGCGATGGGCGGCATCGACGTCGACGAACACGGCCAGACCTGTATCGACGGACTCTACGCCGCCGGCGAGTGTGCGTGTGTCTCCGTCCACGGAGCCAACCGCCTCGGCGGAAACGCGCTGCCCGAACTGATCGTCTTCGGCAAGCGCGCCGGTCGCCACGCCGCGGGCGAGGACCTCGGGGAGCCGGAGATCCGGACCGGATACGGTGACGACGTCGAGGACGAAACCGACACCGAACTGCCGGTCCAGCCCGGGTCGGCCGGCCTGGGGACGGGCGACGACGTCGCCGCAGACGGCGGCGTTACCGCCGAGGTCGACGTCCTCGAGCACGCCGTCGAACGCGAGCGCGAGCGCGTCGAACACCTGATGAACAAAGACACCGGCGTCCAGCACGCCGAGATCCGCTCGAAGCTCCAGAGCGCGATGACCGACTACGTCAACGTCTTCCGGACCGGCGACGGCATCAAGAACGCGCTGAAGATCATCCGCGAGTGCCGCAAGGAGTACCAGGACGTCTACGTCGACGATCCGTCGAGGACGTTCAACACGGACCTCCAGCAGACCTACGAGACGCGAAACCTGATCGACGTCGCGGAGACGATCGCGCTGGGCGCGCTCGTCCGCAACGAGTTCCGCGGAGCCCACTGGCGACAGGAGAACCAGATCCGCGACGACGAGAACTGGCTCAAGCACACGCTCGTCTCCTGGGACGACGGCGAACCCGCAATCTTCTATCGACCAGTCATCCTCGAGGGCGGAGACAAGACCTACGAGCCGAAAGAACGCAGCTACTGAGACGGGCTCCCGTCAGTATTTTCGGTCTTATCGTGATCGTCGGGCGGCTATCCGGTACTGACTTACAGCAGACCGTATCAGGCACCGAGCGCCTCGAGGAGGTCGACGCCCACGTCGAAGTGATCGATCAGCCTGTACCCGACGTAGATTCCGACGATGCCCATCAAGCCGGGTAGTTCCGGCGGAGCGGGAAT is part of the Natrarchaeobius halalkaliphilus genome and harbors:
- a CDS encoding FAD-binding protein, with product MYEHDVIVVGAGGAGLRAAIAANEAGADTAIVSKLHPVRSHTGAAEGGINAALREGDDWELHAYDTMKGSDYLGDAPAVETLAQNAPDETVNLEHWGMPFSREDDGRVSQRPFGGLSFPRTTYAGAETGHHLLHVMYEQVVKRGIQVYDEWYVMNLATTDEEDPNDRQCEGIVAYDVQSGNVEGFKANRGVILATGGPGQAFDHTTNAVSCTGDGHAMAYRAGAPLEDMEFIQFHPTSLPSTGVLISEGVRGEGGILYNEGGERFMFEYGYANNDGELASRDVVARAELTEVGEGRGVNDEYVHLDMRHLGEERITDRLENILHLAEDFEGVDGLVEPMPVKPGQHYAMGGIDVDEHGQTCIDGLYAAGECACVSVHGANRLGGNALPELIVFGKRAGRHAAGEDLGEPEIRTGYGDDVEDETDTELPVQPGSAGLGTGDDVAADGGVTAEVDVLEHAVERERERVEHLMNKDTGVQHAEIRSKLQSAMTDYVNVFRTGDGIKNALKIIRECRKEYQDVYVDDPSRTFNTDLQQTYETRNLIDVAETIALGALVRNEFRGAHWRQENQIRDDENWLKHTLVSWDDGEPAIFYRPVILEGGDKTYEPKERSY
- a CDS encoding XapX domain-containing protein — protein: MTTQITVLALLTGLLTGALFRFLNIPIPAPPELPGLMGIVGIYVGYRLIDHFDVGVDLLEALGA